TATCTTGACATCTTACTCAGGACTATGGACTGTGCTCAGAGATCTAACATGTCGTCCTGTCCTGAACCCAAACTACCCTGATCTGCAGAATTGTCGGGCTTGGTCATGGTCTTACCACAGAGGTGTTGAGTCCAGACATGACTGGATCGTGGACTTCACGGCAACGGTTCTCCTCAGTGTCGCAGGCTGAGATCAGAGTGATCACTTGGTCTGGGTCAGTCGCTGTCTTCACATCGGACAGACCTTTGGCCCAGGCGGCCGAACTCACCAACCACATGAAGGCAAACACTGCGGTCACGCCCAGGTCCtaaacacacaagctcacagtgTATGAGGGACATTTTCATTCACCTGTGAAGGTCACCTGTCAGCGGAATCTTCAGTCAGGTAAGGTGTGAATGGGGTGGTCGGCTTATCTTGGACTTTTAGCTACTCAAAATAATGTCCTGACagttcagctggagctcagctTTCATCCATAAAGGCTGCTTGTTACAAATACTTCTTCTGTATAACcctggagaaacagctgtcaCTATACCATCACTGTACCATTCAGACATTAATCTGACTTGTTTCACACCTGTCTGAGtcacattttcagctgcattttggCGGACGACTCAGTGCATTACAGATGTGAGCCTGTAGAAGCGTAAACGAAGTGGAGTACGTGAAGGTTGGTTTGTAGTGTTGCCGCTTCGTTCATTCCTCTGCTGAGCCAAACAAATGGAGGCTTTGTGCTCTGACAGGTGTGCAACATGTCTTCCTCCTCGTTAAGTTCCACTCTGTGACATTATGCCGGTAAACTTACGATCAGGGGACCCTTGTTGTTCTCCTTGTACTTCTCAAAGAAGAAGATGTAGATGCTGAGAGCCGCTGTGGAGTAGAGAAAGGCGAAGACGCCGATGGTGACGAAGAACTCCGCAGAGGACGAGTAGTCGCCAACCAGGAAGAGACGCTCTTTGTTCCCACCCTTACAGGTGGGGGCATCAAAATACACCTGGTGGAGTCTGAGAAAGGGAGAGTCTTTTTAGTCTTTTTAGCCACGTTAACAGCTTGACGGTGAAGTCTGTCAGTCCAAAACGATGTTCGATCGAGCGCTGTCACGTTCGGTTTGAATGTTAAAGAACTGTTTCCTGATCCTGAGATTTTTCATGCTGCGTCATAAACGGGCCAAAGTTTACTCGTCTTGTTCAACACAGGATACTTCTAAAACTAATGACTGACTTTCTGATGACTGTGTTTAACGACTTAATGACTTTTTGCCAACATCCTatcatggttttggttttgctgTCACGTTCGGTCTTGGTGTTTTGAAGAGCAGCCGTTTtcagagaagaagctgaagaagccTCAGTTCACAAACAGCCGACACACTCAgtcagagaccagctggtggaggagaccaaaaccagagctcaaagagagagaagactggaCTTCCCTTCAGTTCATATTAACAGTAACATGgttcaataaaatgaaacagtcGAACATGAACGTTACTCCAGTCTGACAGCGTAGAACTGAGCTGACGTTCAGCCTTACAGGTCCTAAACAGGCCACCGTATAGAAGACGAAGCCTTTAGCTTTCTACTTTCACTGTGCATCTCTTCTTTTACTtccttttgctgtttttgttattgatATCATAAGAAGCTTCTAGCAGccataaatatttcactgaGTCTATCACAGCTTTCATTGACCAAAATCTGTTTAGTCCAGTTAAGTCCAGTCTTTGGCTCAACAAGTGTCCATGTTAGTCCTTTTTTGTCTAGATCATCGAACTGAAATTTCAGATTCAATAAAGAAGTTGGACTTTCTCCGCTTGCCTCTCTCTGAACTGTATATGTTAATGAAGTCATGTTCAACAGGCAGCGTGTGCTGAACTGAGTGAGTCCTTGTCTCGTCATCTTTACTTTGATTGTGTTTTAACTTCATGTTCAGCATCAGTCTGATCAGTTTGTGATATACTTCAAAGAACACGTGGAGCTTCAGTCTAAAGCTCTGTCATAGTTTTTGTCAGTATTAGTAGAGTGATTCGTGTTGTACTGACCTGAATGGATACTCAAACTCCACCTCTATACTCAGGTCGCTGTCAGTCCGGTTCCTACACTCCACCGCCATCCGGAACATCCCAGAGTAACTGCCACAGGTGGAGAAGGCAAAGATGGCGAAAAACTAGAAGAGGAGCGACAAAAAATGTAAGTAATAATGCAGAGAAACATCTTTTCATGATTAAACCGGAGTCGACagacatgctagcagctctgagaggctgtaAGCTACTCAGACATGGTGCTTTTGTGCGAATTGCTAACATCAgcctgctaacatgctcacaatggcaatgctaatatgctgatgtttagcaggtataacgTTTGCGATGTTCACAatctcagtttagcatgttagcatgctagcattagctaattGTCTGTAAACTTTAtatccagctgaggctgatgtctTGAGCTCAAAAACCAAAGTTTTGGAAACATTaacatgttgacctgatggtggcgccaGATGAAAAATCAGCAGAGTTATCagagttcatcctgagggaacATGAACGCCTGAACCACGTCATCTGGTTCAGACGTTCTGATTCAGTTTCCCACTTACTCTGGAAGATAACTCGGCCTTgaatgatgaaagaaagaaaaaccaaatCCAGACTTCTGATTAACTCGTGATTCTCACAGCTGTTTATATGGCAGAGATGCAGGACATAAGCAAGCCTTTGCAGTCACACTGGGAACATTTTATTTCTTAACACACCGTTGTTAAAAAGTTCTAGAATCAGAACGCACTGACCAATAGAACCTGCAGAACGCTTCCTGCTTTGTCCCAATAATTATTCCAGCCAATGAAAGAGAAATTATGAACAACCTGCCCACATGTTGTCGAAGCAGAGGAAGTGTTATGATGAAGCTCCTGCAGGATGATGActcatcatgatgatgatgactcaTCATCACGTCTATCTATAGACTCACTGTGAGAAGCTCaacctgcagctcagtgaggaaTCTAACCAGCAACCCTCACAGTGTTCATGCACTGCTCAGCTGCTCTACAgttcatcaccaccatcatcatcatcatcatcatcatcatcatcaccatcatcaacaccatcatcatcatcactgtaatcaccatcatcatcatcatcatcatcatcatcatcaccatcatcaacaccatcatcactgtcatcaccatcatcatcatcaccatcatcaacaccatcatcactgtcatcatcatcatcatcatcatcatcatcatcatcaccatcatcatcatcatcatcatcactgtcacacacacacacacacacacacacacacacacacacacacacacacgcacagtatCGATGAGCAGATGGTCACAGTCAGACTTTCTGTCCAATCCCTGCTTGGCATtctgtgtgctcgtgtgtgtgtgtgtgcgtgtgtgtgtgtgtgtgtgtgtgtgtgtgtgtgcgtgtgtgtgtgcgtgtatgtgtgtgtgtgggtgtgggtgtgtgggttgGTGGGTGGGTGCAGTGCTGCGGGGGGAGGGTTTCATTGTGTTGCTAAAGGTAACTTTCAGAATTTTTTGGAAACATTCTGAGAAAGATTCCAGGACATTTTTGGGAATGTTTTGAAAACATTGTGTTTACTTTTCAGaatgttttgggaaatatttcGGAACACTTTGAACATGCTTCCAGAACATTTTTAGAACAGCGTGTTCTGGGAACATTATCAGGATTCGGTAGaatttttaaaacactttaaaagcCTTTTCAGAAAGTTTCTGAACATTTTGTGACTCTCAGTCGGGTTAAAAACTCAGAAATTTCAAACTGCCTGTTCATCAAACTTCAAACATCAGAGCCCCTGAATCAGTCCCACTGTGGACCGACACTCAGCTCACAGCAGacttacacacaaaacacgTCTGGTGGTGTGTTGGTCGGATGAACTCACCCATTCTAAGGCCTTAATGAAGCCCAGAGGAACCTTCAACACCCGGAACTGACCCTGGGCCACCAGctgtagagagacagacagcagatacaGCATTTAGTGTTAGTTTGAGGTCCATTCATTAAATCACAGCGCTCCATACTAATCAACCAGCACTCACTGTAAAACAAAGTTCACATGGTTGAACCAGGGGTACAACATTTCAGGAAGCAGTTAGGCAAATttgttaaaatacaaaaataaaaaggaatgaAATACCCAACAATATCAGtagattaaaataataaaacagataatCTGTCGGTGTTCCTCCACTTATTTGGGATCGCGGTGGCGGCAGGCTGAGCAGTGTAATCCAGACATCCCTTGACCCAGCAATGCTTGTCCtgatcccaaggcgttcccagggAGCCCTGGGTCTACCTCCCCCGGGGGGGAGGTAGAACCACCTCCCCGGCCTGCCACTCCACAGGCCCAACTTCCACACTGAAGAGGCATGCCAGCCAAGGCAGTCCAACAATGCCCAGAGCCTTCAGTATCTCACAGAGAACCTCATCCGCTGAGGAGCTTCTTGACTACCTCAGTGACCTCTGCCAGGGATATGGGAGAGACTTCCTCCAAGCCTTCAATCTCTGCCTACTTCACAGAGGATGTGTTGTTCAGGTTCAGGAGCTCCTCAAAGTTCTCTTTCCACTGCttgacaatatccccagtccGGGTCAGCAGTTCTCCTACCCAGCTTAACAAAGCCTGAGCCAAGCCCTCCTTACCCTTCCTGTGTCATTGAACATTTTGCCAGAACTTCTTTGAGGCCAACCAGAAGTTCTTCTCCATAGTCTCACCATGCTCCTCCCAAACCTGGGTTTTTGCTTCAGTGACTGCTAAAACTGCAGCCTTTCTGGCCTCCCTGGTTCAGGAGAACCTTGGACCAACAAGAAATTGGTACAGATGTGAAGTGAAGACCTCACAAACAGGGGGCTCTGCCAGATGTCCCTAGTTCACCCTCACTACAAATTTGGGTCTTTCAGCCTCTCCCACCATCTGATCCAAATCACCACCAGGTCGTGATCTGCTTTGCTCctcatttcactttgtgtctAAGATATATGTTCGCAGGTCTGATGATGCAACCATAATGTAGATTATTGACCTTTGGTACCAAGTACACTTGTGAACTGGCTTATGCTTCAAaatggtgtttgttttggtcaCTCCATGcctagcacagaagtccaataACAACAAACACTACTCTGAATCAGATCGTGCAGGCCATTCATCCCAGTCTCCAACCTCCAGGTTTCTCCATCGTTGCCCATGAGAGTGTTGGAGTCTGACTGTAGAACTATGGAGTCCCTAGATGGAATTCTTTCCAGGACGACACCCAGAGACTCCAAGAAGGCAGgggcctcagagctgctgtccagTACATAAGTCAGAGCCTTCCTCTTGCATAGAGGCGACCCCTCATTCTCTGGGAACACCTCCTATACAGCAGCGCCCGGCCCAGTTTTGTGAGTATCCCTGCACCCTGCTAGCACCTTTCAACCAGTGAAACTCTGGAGGAGTCCAGCCCCTCTGTAGAAGTTTGGTTCTAGAGCCAGTGCTCCATGTAGATGTGATCCCAACTGTATGTAGCTGGTactgctccacctcctgcatCAGCTCCAGATACTCCCTTGGTAGAGACGTGACTTTGCACGTCCATAGGATCAGTCTGCAATTCCAGGAGTCACCTGGGACCCCATCTTTGTCTGCCATCCGGCTTGCAAAGCACCACACCCCAGTGCCTATTCCTGTGGGTGTTGGGCCCACAGGGCGGAGATGTAATTAGTCTGGCCCCTCCCCTGGAACCAGCTTGCCTTGGGAGGCCCCACCAGGTGCACTTTGCCCCTGAAGCTGTTCCTTCAAAGAGTCCCTTTTTAAACCTCCAtgacaaactgaacagaaagaTGTTGAACCCAACCAGAGGATGTCAAACTGAACAGAGCTAAAACATCCTTTGCTAACACGGGACCgcttcccatcatgcactgtgTCTGACATGAGTAAAGTGAAAaagctccacctgctgcttcttTTAGGTTTCAGATGTGCTGATAAGAACGTGACAAAATCTGCTTCATTAAGAGAAATACTCTCTTATGAAGGAATATTTCGAGGACACAAGGTTTGTGCAGCATGTCAGAGGTCAGTCAGCGCCCTGCAGTCAGTCTGCACAAATAGACTTGATTTAATATCAGATGAATCGATGGCGCTCTGCTCCTCAAACAAACAGCCGTCTCTCTTCTCAGGTTTCATTTTCGCTGTCACTACAGCTGATGTGACATTTAATTTTCAGATCTCAGATCAGGTACACCACTGTGTCTGTCCGTGTCAAAGACACCAGAGTCCGTGAAAAATCTGGAAGTGTAGAGAAATGTCTTCATGATAGTGATGATTaataaaagtaataattaaTTCAGTCATTAAATATTGTCaccttcatgcagtaaaagtaagCTTCaatgtcagagcagcatgttactGTTGGAGATGATAAAGTTCCCAAAACACTTGTAAAAACGTtctgacaaagaaaacactgctcATAAGGAGGAAGTATTCAGTATCTCACAGGAAAGAAAGCTACAATTAGGGAAAGTAAATACAGTTTTATGATACTTGTACTTTGGTTTCTTTCCTTAATACTGCAGTATATGTCAGAGGGAAGTACTGGACAGGTTGATTACTTCATCAGTTAAACGTGATCAGATCACAAACTGTGCTGCACTGTTACAACAGAACACACTGCTGACCCTGAACGCAACATCACACTGCTGCACCACCAACAAGAACCAAATACTGTAGTACATGTGGTAGTGCAGCCCGACTGCAAACACAAGTACTTCTACTGCGATACATTAAGTACCGTTAGCTAACAATACTCATATACTTCAGTACAATTTGTCTcgtaatggagtatttttccTGGGCCCTTCAGAGTGATGACAGAATCTCATCTACAGAAACCACAAAGAGAAAACTGGaatcagcagatgtttgacgTGAAAAGAGCAAAATGAGTCAAAGACGTCAGAATGTTTCCAGAAAATAACCCAAACGAGCTTCATTGAAATATTACCTCTCGTTCCCTTTAACTGAACCATCCCCACAGAGTTCTAATGTTCTCAGACTGGTCCAAGAACGAGGGGCCCTGACAGGGGCCCTGCAGCTGGTTTCAGGCCTGAGAGCCCCGATCAGGTCAGCGTGGCCCTGAATCCACCGCGATACTCTACAAGTGAAATCTGTGAGGAACGTTTGAGATGACATCTCTTTGGTTTGAGGGTCAAGTTTGAGATCAGCAGCTcggaaacatgatggaaaatatcagaaaataacagaaaatatcaGATAAAAACCCAGAAAAtatcagaacagaacagagaatagcagaaaataagagaaaagaacagaaaatatgatgagatgatgaattaatgtgacagagacacaaacagccaGTGCTGACATGAAGAGAAGAAGCTCTGAAACCTGCTCTCAGGTCACTGTAATACTGCAGTATTACTGCAGTGATACATGCTGTCGTAGGATTTGAGGAATATTCCAGTAAACACGGACTGTTTTTTCTGTCGGGCTCCATCTTAcgaggcagcagctgctgaggaggaggaggaagaggaagagggggaggaggagcaggtgtaCACGGGTTAATCCGGGTGAGACCGGGTTCAGGAACACGGGAGCGGGTCGGCGGGGAAACCGGGAGAGTCCGTGAGAACGGAGCCGGTTTAGACCCGCAACAACAACGTCTCCATCACCAGcatactcctcctcctcctcctcctctggctgccattttacacacacacacacacacacacacacacacacacacacacacacacacacactcgtcgTGTCCTCACGCGAACAGCTTCACAAACATCGACGTTTGGAcggtttgtgtttttggctccgtcctcctgcagacagaacgCAGGGCTGGAAGCCCACGACAGCCCCGCTCCCCCCTGCCTGACCGCCAGCAGAACCCCCACAGAACCCCCACAGAACCCGCAGGACCCGCACAGACCCAGCGGCGGGTCCCGTTCAGTTCGCACATATTAAAGATGGAGCGCGTCCATGTTTTTGATGTCTGACTAACGAATGAAAGCAGAGACGTTTCTGAGCTTCGTCTCTGGGAGTCTTCGGTTCTCCGCTGcggccgacacacacacacacacacacacacacacacacacacacacacacacacacacacacacacacacggacgtcCGTCGGGCCGCGCGGACAcacgacacaaacacaccacgaGCAGCTGCGAGCGCACCTGAAGACACACCgatggacaaaatgagacaaaagaaTGGAAGAAAAGCTGCATGTCGGCTGTTTGTACCTGATTTACGACGTCCATCCTGCCGCCTGTcgagaggagcgagaggagatggagggaggaggagggggaggaggaggaggaggaggaggaggccgccTCTGTGTCCGCGTCATCTCTTTCTGATTTACTATGAATCAGAGAACCGGCTGCTCTTCAGATTTATCTCTCATAACATTTgatttacacagaaaaataaagacaatgcgGATCGATCCGGATCTCTGTTGATTATTGATCCGGATCCAGTTTGTGACTTTTGTCAAAGAACCGTCttcacagtgagtgtgtgtgtggtgagacaGACTGTCCAACAACCATTAAGaccagaaaaaaagtcaaagcttCACATGCAAAGAAAAGACGTGAGACATCATGAGGGTCCATCAGGTCCTCCTCAGTGCTGCGTCCTCACAGACCTGCACATGTCTCCTGGTTGTCTTCTGCAGGTCAGGACATGATGTTTGACTGGAAATGAGTCCACTTTAAAAAAGCTGAGACCTCCACCTGTCCCCAGGCGTCTGTCCCCAGGGGACTGTCCCCAGGCTGAATTTTACTTGATTTAACGTGTTCAAAGTTTGTGTTTTCGCTCCATTCGATGATtcactggttttattttccGTCTCGTCgtctttattttcagttgtATTCTTTTTAAGttgatttgatattttctttcttttttgtttatttgatgtatttttatgtgATTTCATTGTTGTAAAACActctgagctgcatttcttgcataaagtgatgaagaaataatcttcatcatcattatcattcaCACAGACCGTGTCCTGTGCGTACATGTTGTTCTAGATTTGTGGACAGGCTGTATTGATGACTCAGCAGCTTTGAGCTGAACACAACATCAAAATGTGTTGGACTTGACCTTTGAACCGACTGCTCGACTCAGAAGACGTTCTGGAGCTTTTTCTCACCTCTCGTGGTCTTCATCACGTTTGTCCAGTTTGAGGCTCATTCGATATTTTCTGGACTGAGTCCTTTTAACTTTCATTCATCTTTAAATGAAGATGTTGGATGTGGAGACGCCTTCGACCAGCTGAGACTCGTCTTCAGCCGGTGGAGACATCAAAGCTGTGGAGAGAACGAGAAACGTCTTTGAACTGAAGCTGATGGACCAGCCTCGGGGGGGACGGCTGAGTCCAGATGTTGAACCTCTGGACTCTTTCAGGTCAGACTGAGTCTCCTGCAGTGACGTCCgtcagacagcagagggagctgagaGGACATCAGCCCTGaccatcatcaccatccagAGACATGCccttattttgtcttttaacttcctgtctgcacaggaagtgggcttgtgtctctttgtgcaCTTGACATTTGATCAGCTTGACTGCATTTGATCAGATTTCTGATGTAACGCAGagctgaaggacagacagacagacagacggacggacagactgactgactgctctgGGATCAGCTGTGATGGTCACTGTGTCCCTGGTCCATTGTGTCTTTATAACAGCAGTCTGAGTGGACGTTCAGAGCGTCTTCATGTGTCCTCACACCGAGTCGCTCACAGTTTAGACTCTTCTCTGTCCTCAAAGTCCACCCTTTCTATCATGGCTGTGGGACAGACTCATTGTTGtgaattacattattattattattattattattattattattattatcattatcattattatcattattattattcattgcaTTATCAATAAAATAGACGTTATCTgtctcagctgttttcatttgtgttgatAATTCAGATTTAGTGATtttgaagaaaacaaatacTGTTACCGCTGAGCTAGCCGAGCTAGCCACAAGCCGCAGACCTGATTGTGAATCAGCTGGACGCTGTGTGTAACACTTAATTGGTGATTGCTGATTTGGAAATCCTTCCGACCTGTAAGAAGATCTTTAATGTTCAGTCTGAGAAACTTTATTGTTTGCTGTCAGCTGTCGGTTTAAATAAAGTTGGTTCAGGGTCAGTTTCCTCTGGGCTCCATCAGCTGTTCTTCCACGCTCTGTGGACTCTGACTGATGGAGTGAGACTCTTTCTCATTC
This region of Chaetodon auriga isolate fChaAug3 chromosome 10, fChaAug3.hap1, whole genome shotgun sequence genomic DNA includes:
- the LOC143327252 gene encoding synaptophysin-like → MDVVNQLVAQGQFRVLKVPLGFIKALEWFFAIFAFSTCGSYSGMFRMAVECRNRTDSDLSIEVEFEYPFRLHQVYFDAPTCKGGNKERLFLVGDYSSSAEFFVTIGVFAFLYSTAALSIYIFFFEKYKENNKGPLIDLGVTAVFAFMWLVSSAAWAKGLSDVKTATDPDQVITLISACDTEENRCREVHDPVMSGLNTSVAFGFINLILWVGNLWFVFKETGIIAPFMRAPPPQEKSAAPDAYGQQGGYEQDPYASNQGGYQPDYSQQGYNQDAEYGQGYGQQGAPTSFSNQM